The following nucleotide sequence is from Streptomyces brevispora.
GGTCGCGGCCGCCGCGGACATCTCCAAGCCGACGCTGTTCCGGTACTTCCCGTCCAAGGAGGACCTGGTCCTGCACCGGTTCGCCGATCACGAGGACGAGTCCGCCCGGGTGGTCGCGGCCCGCGCGGACGGCGAGTCCCCGCTGGACGCGCTGCGCCGCCACTTCCTGGACGGCCTGGAGCGGCACGATCCGATCACCGGCCTCTGCGATGCGCCCGAGGTGCTGGCGTTCCACCGGCTGCTGTACGGGACGCCGTCCCTGGTGGCCAGGCTCTACGCGTACCAGGGCCGCTCCGAGGCCGCTCTCGCCCGCGCCCTGGGCGACGGGTTGCCCGACCGGCTGGCCGCGGGCCAGATCGTCGCGGTCCTGCGCATCCTGGCCATGGACAACTGGCGGCGGATCAGCGAGGGGCAGAGCGCGGACCGGATCCACGGGGACGCCGTCGAGGCGGCGGAGCGGGGCTTCGCGCAACTGGGGTCGGGACTGCGGCCGGGGCGGGAGTAGGGGCAGGAGCGGCGGGCTGCGGGCGCGGCCGAGAGGTTCCTAGCGGCCGTCCTCGGCGTGCTGCACCGCTTCGGCTATCTCCCGCACCCGGTCGAGCGTGATCCCGTTCCGCTGCTCCACGGCCAGCGGATGGTCGGTGGGCTCCAGTTCGATGAGCGGGCGCCGGCCGATCGGGCGGGTGTGCGCGTTGGTCTTGAGGTTGGTCGTACGGGGGGAGTAGAGCCCCAACTCGGTGGTCAGCCAGCCGAAGTACGGCTTCTCGGACTCCCGGCCCGGGGTCTCCCACACATCGAGGGCGCGGCCGAAGTTCTCCCGGCTCAACGACACCCAGACGCCCCAGGAGAACGGTTCCTTGCTGCCCGCCACGGGTATCTCGATCAGGCCCTTGATGAAGTAGTGCTCGTGTCTGACGATGCACTGGTCCGTCGAGAGCATGCTGTCGGGGTCGCTCTCCAGGCTCGCGTCCCAGACATCGGGTGCCATGGTCGAGTACCCCATCGGGAGTTCCGTGTGGTGTCCGCCGCAGCGGGAGCAGGTGTAGCCGGGGTCGGGTGCCATGGGCGGGATCCTAGAGCCTCCCCGCCGCGCGCAGGTGCGGCATGGGTCGTCAGGGGTGGCCGCGAAGGCCGTCGGCGATGACATCAAGGGCCGTCGGCGGTGACCCGCGGGCCGGTGGTGGCGGCTCACGGGCCGCGTGTTCACTCCGCGGCGGGGTCCTCGAAGCCGGGGGTCAGGGGGAGCGGTTCGCGGCTCACCGCGTCACCGGGTTCGGCGGCCGGATGCGATACCTCGGCCCGGCCCTCGCCGCCCGCGCCCGCAGCGGCTGAAACCCGCCCGAGGGCTCAGGAGCCGTCCCTGAGCCGGTCGCGCTGGATCCGGTGGGCGAGGGTGCGGCGTGCGGAGGGCGA
It contains:
- a CDS encoding DUF2199 domain-containing protein, whose protein sequence is MGYSTMAPDVWDASLESDPDSMLSTDQCIVRHEHYFIKGLIEIPVAGSKEPFSWGVWVSLSRENFGRALDVWETPGRESEKPYFGWLTTELGLYSPRTTNLKTNAHTRPIGRRPLIELEPTDHPLAVEQRNGITLDRVREIAEAVQHAEDGR
- a CDS encoding TetR/AcrR family transcriptional regulator; the protein is MVMSGEKPGPGAAADEDASRGPNAPTSLRERKKRLTYQAVSDAAITMFLERGFDKVSVAEVAAAADISKPTLFRYFPSKEDLVLHRFADHEDESARVVAARADGESPLDALRRHFLDGLERHDPITGLCDAPEVLAFHRLLYGTPSLVARLYAYQGRSEAALARALGDGLPDRLAAGQIVAVLRILAMDNWRRISEGQSADRIHGDAVEAAERGFAQLGSGLRPGRE